The DNA segment ACTCCGGACCTCAAGGTGCGGCTCATTCTGGTGACCAGCGTGTTTTAAGTGACGCCGCTTTTGGCGGAGCACAAGGTTGTGAATTAGTTTTGCAAAATTCCGCTTGCGCGGCGGCGGCAATCGGTCAGTCTAAAGCCGCCAGCAAGACTTACGCGCCATGCACGCTCAGTTGTCCATTCTTCTGGTGGAAGACCATCTCGCGGATGCCACTTTGATCTCGCGCGAATTGGAGCGGATGGATTTTACCTTCACGTTGACGCGCGTACAGTCGGAGTCCGACCTCGAGCGGGAACTGACTTCCAATCCACCTGACCTGATCCTCGCGGATGGCGACCGGCAACTTCTCGACGGATTCCGCGCCCTGGAGATCACCCTGAACATCGCGCCGCGATTGCCGTTCATTTTCGTCAGTGGCAGCAACGATCAACGCCTGGTCGAACGCATGTTCAACGCGGGCGCGGCCGGCTACGTTTTCAAACGCGACCTGCATGATCTCAAACCCGTCATCGAATCCCTTCTGGCTGAGGCCATGAAACCCCAATCCCCGGCGGCGGA comes from the Verrucomicrobiia bacterium genome and includes:
- a CDS encoding response regulator: MHAQLSILLVEDHLADATLISRELERMDFTFTLTRVQSESDLERELTSNPPDLILADGDRQLLDGFRALEITLNIAPRLPFIFVSGSNDQRLVERMFNAGAAGYVFKRDLHDLKPVIESLLAEAMKPQSPAAERNGVDRLAPLSSPAGSPMTSLCHDFNLSKAR